A window of the Flavobacteriales bacterium genome harbors these coding sequences:
- the rmuC gene encoding DNA recombination protein RmuC, with protein sequence MEFAFLIVGLLVGAAIGFLLGKRGTTAVADNGELEKVKLEKAALAEAERRISEERDVLKADLNETRERLFDAEKNLASARTHFKDQEQRQAEQRKEFEELNKRFNTEFENLANKILDEKSKKFTDQNKENLETILKPLRENIEKFEKKVEEKYDNEQKERASLKGEIKVLHELNKKISEEAHNLTTALKGDSKKQGNWGELILERILENSGLIKGEEYFTQQSTLNDVGSRIQPDVIIQLPDDKQIIIDSKVSLVAYERFVNADEPEDQERHLKEHVTSVKRHINELFEKNYHTGKGLNSPEFVLMFMPIESSFSASIRADDELFNFAWDKRIVIVSPSTLLATLRTVASIWKQDRQTKNALDIAEKSGRLYDKFVGFIEDMQKIGDRLQSTQKVYDEGMKKLSEGSGNLVRRAEELKKMGARANKQLPNEILGLEDEDQ encoded by the coding sequence ATGGAATTTGCTTTTTTAATAGTTGGATTGTTGGTCGGTGCCGCCATTGGTTTTTTGCTTGGAAAGCGGGGAACAACGGCTGTTGCAGACAACGGTGAGTTGGAGAAAGTGAAGCTTGAAAAGGCGGCATTGGCCGAAGCGGAAAGGCGCATATCGGAAGAAAGGGATGTTCTGAAAGCCGACCTGAATGAAACACGCGAGCGGTTATTTGATGCCGAGAAGAACCTTGCTTCCGCCCGCACACATTTCAAAGATCAGGAACAACGACAGGCCGAGCAACGGAAAGAGTTTGAGGAACTGAACAAACGCTTCAACACGGAATTCGAGAATCTGGCCAACAAGATCTTGGATGAGAAATCGAAGAAATTCACCGATCAGAACAAGGAAAATCTCGAAACCATTCTGAAACCGCTTCGCGAGAACATTGAGAAGTTTGAGAAGAAAGTTGAAGAGAAATACGATAACGAACAGAAGGAACGTGCTTCGCTAAAAGGTGAGATAAAAGTGCTTCACGAACTGAACAAGAAGATCAGCGAAGAAGCGCACAACCTTACCACCGCACTGAAAGGCGACAGCAAAAAGCAAGGAAACTGGGGCGAATTGATCTTGGAACGAATCCTTGAAAATTCTGGACTGATCAAAGGCGAGGAATACTTCACACAGCAATCCACACTGAATGATGTGGGAAGCCGCATTCAACCTGATGTCATCATTCAATTGCCAGACGACAAACAGATCATCATTGACAGCAAGGTTTCACTTGTTGCATATGAGCGGTTTGTGAATGCGGATGAACCCGAAGATCAGGAGCGGCATTTGAAGGAACACGTCACATCGGTAAAACGGCACATCAACGAACTTTTCGAGAAGAACTACCACACGGGAAAGGGATTGAACAGCCCTGAATTCGTGCTGATGTTCATGCCCATTGAAAGCAGTTTCAGCGCGTCTATCAGGGCGGATGATGAGCTGTTCAATTTTGCTTGGGACAAACGCATTGTGATCGTGAGTCCTTCTACTCTGCTCGCCACGCTGCGCACGGTTGCATCCATTTGGAAACAGGACCGACAGACCAAGAATGCGCTTGACATTGCCGAGAAAAGCGGTAGGTTGTACGATAAGTTTGTCGGGTTTATTGAAGACATGCAGAAGATCGGGGATCGCTTGCAATCAACCCAAAAAGTGTATGACGAAGGCATGAAAAAGTTGTCAGAGGGTTCTGGCAATCTTGTGCGTAGAGCGGAAGAATTGAAAAAAATGGGTGCAAGAGCGAACAAGCAACTTCCCAACGAAATCTTAGGTTTGGAGGATGAAGATCAGTAA
- a CDS encoding T9SS type A sorting domain-containing protein: MRPFIQYIMMMKKYLLITTLLFSAIGVFAQSYEKCGSNIVLQKQLQDPEVRARYEAFNEAVNRYVADPNVRVERNEQGVRIIPVVFHILHGGGPENISLTKVQQQMDVLNEDYRRLNPDTVNTPERFYGDTEYTHFTFNSDSIAAFVTDSSYIRLYNRYDEDFVFHFNDGSGGLSDSLAQDFANVIEVNISSNADTAALATALANAVNAQNGLSAVYSRDSTFIQAPNFTVDGSEVASLDYTSEHTFTTSWNGTDTDTTWSDTLVVVLFENSQDPLLATDTLYVFPANVTYDVFDGSGNVVSTQGFTAEGSLTLTHTEIVMVSGPHRVDVWTDGLGYVTDVFTSRLLEMSPGIDQQGSYIPADCNIEFRLATKDPLGNCTDGVVRVFTSKTNDANDGTGFKSVSYWNAYSYLNIWVVTNIDMDLQGGYVLGYAQFPNSGLLSTDGITVIASNINTRNNGGRTATHEAGHWFNLKHVWGDADCGSDDVLDTPTAQNPNFGICGNNPAYIGQFGGSSTYYSTPYNVGVCDPDNPDGEMFDNYMDYSDDVCMNIFTLGQKARMDYTLEGDATNAGFRSYLISQENLVNTGVADPYTQPDCAPISLFYFQQSNDFTTQKMICEGENVRFFEGAYNGNVDNYDWTFDGGTPATSTDDNPIIDYNTPGVYDVSLTVSNAVGSDTRTEQDMVIVSSATAQYQNSWGYVDSYWSEQGFLDNYVVFNQDGSDNKWEWFEGPKGGFNSDQSVRMFNVDNLVGEIDELISPSYDLSTLDNPTLQFRYSGAAIDNTPNDELRIMASDNCGATWSTRQSFSGFELTNAGLVSQSYRPNTASTWSDVSVGLGSFANKSNVRIKFRWISGGRSNNFYIDDLTLSGSPLGMEDLERQIDLSLAPNPTTDMTTVTMSLPEAATINLEIMDVLGRDAKTIFTREMSNGTHRFDVNLSGYAVGVYYLRIMVDNDMVVKKIVKN, from the coding sequence TTGAGACCATTCATTCAATACATTATGATGATGAAAAAATATCTACTGATCACCACACTTCTTTTTTCCGCAATCGGTGTTTTTGCACAGAGCTATGAAAAGTGTGGTTCAAATATCGTTTTGCAAAAGCAGTTGCAAGACCCTGAGGTGCGCGCTCGCTACGAGGCTTTCAATGAAGCAGTGAACAGATACGTGGCCGACCCTAATGTCCGAGTTGAAAGAAATGAGCAGGGCGTACGGATCATTCCGGTGGTGTTTCACATCCTTCACGGAGGAGGTCCTGAGAACATCAGTCTCACCAAGGTTCAACAGCAGATGGACGTGTTGAATGAGGATTACAGAAGATTGAATCCTGATACGGTGAACACGCCAGAACGTTTTTACGGTGATACCGAGTACACGCATTTTACCTTCAATTCCGACTCCATTGCCGCGTTCGTTACCGATTCATCTTACATCAGACTATATAATAGGTACGATGAGGATTTCGTCTTCCATTTTAATGATGGTTCTGGAGGTCTTTCAGATTCGTTGGCCCAGGATTTTGCTAACGTTATCGAGGTGAACATTTCGAGTAATGCAGATACTGCTGCTTTGGCAACAGCATTGGCAAATGCAGTGAACGCGCAGAATGGACTCAGCGCGGTTTATTCACGAGACAGCACCTTTATCCAAGCACCTAACTTTACGGTTGATGGAAGTGAGGTTGCATCGTTGGATTATACCTCAGAGCATACTTTCACTACTTCATGGAATGGTACTGACACAGATACTACATGGTCTGATACATTGGTTGTGGTGCTGTTTGAAAATTCTCAGGATCCGTTATTGGCCACAGATACGCTCTATGTTTTTCCAGCAAATGTTACATACGATGTGTTTGACGGAAGCGGCAATGTGGTAAGTACGCAAGGCTTTACAGCTGAAGGGTCACTTACCCTGACTCACACGGAGATCGTGATGGTGAGCGGGCCTCACCGAGTTGATGTTTGGACAGATGGTCTTGGATATGTCACCGATGTTTTCACATCTCGTCTGCTCGAAATGAGCCCAGGAATAGACCAGCAGGGTAGTTACATTCCGGCTGATTGTAATATCGAATTCCGATTGGCCACCAAAGACCCCTTGGGAAACTGTACTGACGGGGTTGTGAGAGTGTTCACATCAAAGACGAATGATGCCAATGACGGAACAGGTTTCAAGAGTGTAAGCTATTGGAATGCGTACAGCTACTTGAACATTTGGGTTGTAACGAATATTGATATGGATTTGCAAGGGGGGTACGTACTCGGTTATGCTCAATTTCCGAATTCAGGTCTTCTGTCAACAGATGGTATTACTGTCATTGCATCAAACATAAATACGCGTAATAATGGTGGTCGTACAGCTACACACGAAGCTGGGCACTGGTTCAACCTCAAGCATGTTTGGGGAGATGCAGATTGTGGTTCTGATGATGTTCTCGATACTCCGACCGCTCAGAATCCAAACTTTGGTATTTGTGGCAACAATCCTGCTTACATCGGGCAGTTCGGTGGTTCTTCAACCTATTATAGTACCCCTTATAACGTAGGGGTTTGTGATCCCGATAATCCTGATGGAGAGATGTTCGACAATTACATGGATTATTCTGATGATGTATGCATGAATATTTTTACACTTGGGCAGAAAGCGCGAATGGATTACACACTGGAAGGTGATGCAACGAACGCAGGGTTTCGCTCATACTTGATTTCTCAGGAGAATTTGGTGAATACTGGGGTTGCAGACCCATATACACAGCCCGATTGCGCACCAATAAGCTTGTTTTACTTCCAGCAGTCAAATGATTTTACAACTCAAAAGATGATCTGTGAAGGCGAGAACGTTCGGTTCTTTGAAGGTGCCTACAATGGAAATGTCGACAATTATGATTGGACCTTTGATGGTGGTACACCAGCCACATCTACAGATGATAACCCGATAATCGATTATAACACACCTGGTGTTTACGATGTTTCTTTGACGGTTTCAAATGCGGTTGGTTCTGACACAAGAACGGAACAGGATATGGTCATCGTAAGTTCAGCGACTGCTCAATACCAAAACTCTTGGGGTTATGTTGATAGCTATTGGTCTGAGCAGGGATTCTTGGATAACTATGTTGTGTTCAACCAAGATGGTTCGGACAATAAATGGGAATGGTTTGAAGGGCCGAAAGGAGGATTCAATAGTGATCAATCGGTTAGAATGTTCAATGTGGATAATCTTGTGGGAGAGATAGACGAATTGATATCGCCTTCTTATGATCTTTCTACGTTGGATAATCCAACGTTGCAGTTCCGATATTCAGGAGCGGCCATTGATAATACTCCGAATGATGAGTTGCGCATCATGGCCTCAGACAACTGTGGTGCAACTTGGTCCACAAGACAGTCGTTCTCTGGGTTTGAACTTACAAACGCGGGTCTTGTGTCTCAAAGTTACCGTCCCAATACAGCAAGTACTTGGTCAGATGTAAGCGTTGGACTTGGTTCATTTGCCAACAAGTCAAATGTTCGTATCAAGTTCCGCTGGATCTCTGGAGGAAGAAGCAATAACTTCTACATTGATGACCTGACACTCTCAGGAAGTCCGTTGGGAATGGAAGACCTTGAACGTCAGATTGATCTGAGTTTGGCTCCAAATCCAACTACAGATATGACAACTGTTACCATGAGTTTGCCAGAGGCAGCCACGATTAACTTGGAGATCATGGACGTTCTTGGTCGTGATGCAAAGACAATTTTCACACGTGAAATGTCGAACGGAACACACCGTTTCGATGTCAATCTTTCCGGTTATGCGGTAGGTGTTTACTACCTGCGCATCATGGTTGATAATGACATGGTGGTGAAAAAAATAGTTAAGAATTGA
- a CDS encoding GWxTD domain-containing protein has translation MKISKLLFLLVGAVVFASGCYTERISNQNLSYLYDKDASFLHPEFNVLHRNDSVTELHFRINSNELLYLYNSASGFYSSYFRIRYEVYTQLESKLLIDSSVVVFADSSLVMNGKTISGILQLKPSKVKQALLKVDLTDLRRNSHVLRYFQIDRSNPNCRQFFTMNLLGENYPLSRNYIRKDEQVVIHHVSGKTNAKVRYYERDIPLPKPPFSVETPKVFDFQADSIFEIQLGTAVSFPKKGMYHVQVSDSTKDGFTVLRFKETFPEVKDVADLVAPLRFLNSNSEFKKITESDNQKVEVDHFWLNLAGNPDRAKLLIQKYYSRVEDSNTFFTSYVEGWKSDRGLIYLIFGPPNIIYKNTNSEHWIYGEEDNPSSLGMTFFKTETPFSDNDFRLDRSPLYKSNWYNAVDMWRQGRVYTDN, from the coding sequence ATGAAGATCAGTAAGCTGCTATTTCTTCTTGTCGGAGCGGTTGTTTTCGCCTCGGGCTGCTACACCGAGCGCATTTCCAATCAGAACCTATCGTACCTGTACGACAAGGATGCTTCGTTCCTTCATCCTGAATTCAACGTACTGCACAGGAACGACAGCGTAACCGAACTCCACTTCCGCATCAACTCCAACGAACTGCTGTATCTCTACAATTCGGCCAGCGGCTTCTATTCATCATACTTCCGCATCCGCTACGAGGTTTACACGCAACTGGAAAGCAAACTGCTCATCGACAGTTCGGTGGTGGTGTTTGCTGATAGTTCACTCGTCATGAACGGAAAGACCATCAGCGGCATTCTGCAATTGAAACCAAGCAAGGTGAAACAGGCACTGCTGAAAGTGGATCTTACCGACCTGCGCAGGAACTCGCACGTGCTTCGCTATTTCCAAATAGATCGAAGCAACCCGAACTGCCGTCAGTTCTTCACCATGAATCTGCTGGGTGAAAATTATCCGCTATCACGCAATTACATCCGAAAAGATGAGCAAGTGGTCATTCATCACGTAAGTGGAAAAACCAACGCGAAGGTGCGGTATTACGAACGCGACATTCCGCTGCCCAAACCACCTTTCTCGGTGGAAACACCGAAGGTTTTCGACTTTCAGGCCGATAGCATTTTCGAGATTCAGTTGGGAACGGCCGTCTCCTTTCCTAAGAAAGGCATGTACCATGTTCAGGTTTCGGATAGTACGAAAGATGGTTTCACGGTTTTGCGCTTCAAGGAAACGTTCCCCGAGGTGAAAGACGTGGCCGATCTTGTTGCCCCGCTACGTTTCTTGAACAGCAATTCGGAATTCAAGAAGATCACAGAATCGGACAACCAGAAAGTGGAAGTGGATCACTTTTGGCTCAATCTTGCGGGAAATCCCGATCGCGCCAAGCTGCTTATTCAGAAATACTATTCGCGTGTTGAAGATTCGAACACGTTCTTTACTTCATACGTGGAAGGTTGGAAATCCGACCGCGGATTGATCTACCTGATCTTCGGGCCGCCCAATATCATTTACAAAAACACCAATTCCGAACATTGGATCTATGGCGAGGAAGACAATCCTTCGTCACTTGGAATGACCTTCTTCAAAACAGAAACCCCGTTCAGCGACAATGATTTCCGATTGGA
- a CDS encoding OsmC family peroxiredoxin, with translation MATSHVIYLGELSTEATHLKSSTKITTDAPTDNNGLGRTFSPTDLLATSLASCMLTIMGIRANEGKMNIEGTNATVTKIMASNPRRVSEIQVVIEIKDRGLTAAQKTVLEKAASTCPVALSLSEALKQTVSFTYSV, from the coding sequence ATGGCCACATCACACGTTATCTATCTTGGCGAACTGAGTACCGAGGCAACGCATCTGAAAAGTTCCACCAAGATCACAACCGATGCTCCAACAGACAACAACGGTTTGGGCAGAACGTTCTCGCCAACTGATTTATTGGCAACATCATTGGCAAGCTGCATGCTCACCATCATGGGAATAAGGGCGAACGAAGGAAAAATGAATATTGAGGGCACCAACGCAACCGTGACCAAAATAATGGCCTCGAACCCACGCAGGGTTTCAGAAATTCAAGTTGTAATTGAGATCAAGGACCGCGGCCTGACCGCTGCTCAGAAGACCGTGCTCGAAAAAGCGGCTTCCACTTGTCCTGTGGCCTTGAGTCTGAGCGAAGCGCTCAAACAGACCGTTTCATTCACATACAGCGTTTGA
- the lipA gene encoding lipoyl synthase, giving the protein MSEVQTEQQEEKRTPKPKWLRVKLPTGKEYQKVRGLVEEHQLHTICQSGNCPNMGECWGAGTATFMILGNVCTRSCGFCSVSTGRPEDVDITEPYKVAQSIKLMEVKHAVITSVDRDDLADGGSEIWAATVRAVRKHSPGTTMETLIPDFRGEWQNLQRIIDVAPEIVSHNLETVRRLTKQVRIQAKYDRSLEVLKRLKDAGLKTKSGVMLGLGESRDEVIETMEDLRSVGVDILTLGQYLQPTKKHLPVVEFITPEQFKEYETVGLEMGFRFVESGPLVRSSYHAEKHIF; this is encoded by the coding sequence ATGAGTGAGGTTCAGACAGAGCAACAAGAAGAAAAGAGAACTCCCAAGCCGAAATGGTTGCGGGTAAAATTGCCAACAGGCAAAGAATACCAGAAGGTGCGCGGATTGGTGGAGGAGCATCAACTCCACACCATCTGCCAAAGTGGTAATTGCCCCAATATGGGTGAATGTTGGGGAGCGGGAACAGCCACGTTCATGATCCTGGGAAACGTGTGCACGCGTTCGTGCGGGTTCTGTTCGGTGAGCACGGGTCGCCCCGAGGATGTGGACATTACCGAACCATACAAAGTTGCACAGAGCATCAAACTGATGGAGGTGAAACATGCGGTCATCACCTCTGTTGACCGCGATGATCTTGCAGATGGTGGTTCTGAGATCTGGGCTGCAACGGTTCGTGCAGTTCGCAAGCACAGCCCAGGAACGACCATGGAGACACTGATTCCCGATTTCCGTGGGGAATGGCAGAATCTCCAACGCATTATTGATGTGGCACCAGAAATCGTTTCGCACAATCTTGAAACGGTGAGAAGACTCACCAAGCAAGTTCGTATTCAAGCAAAATATGATCGAAGTTTGGAAGTATTGAAACGCTTAAAAGACGCAGGGCTGAAAACCAAATCGGGCGTCATGCTCGGATTGGGTGAGTCGCGCGATGAGGTGATCGAGACCATGGAAGACCTCCGTAGCGTGGGAGTGGACATACTAACGCTTGGGCAATATCTTCAACCAACCAAAAAGCATCTGCCTGTTGTGGAATTCATAACTCCAGAACAGTTCAAAGAGTACGAAACCGTTGGTTTGGAGATGGGATTCCGCTTTGTGGAAAGTGGTCCGTTGGTACGTTCCTCGTATCACGCGGAAAAGCACATTTTTTGA
- a CDS encoding BamA/TamA family outer membrane protein: MKRLYRIMLLALFFLNTASAVAQSRVRLIIEQKEESIKPSKLNRLGGLKEFYADSMTALTALQGLMTALHENGYSEAGVDEQTWKKDTVIAKLHIGKPYSFGTIDHGNVPEDVLRKVGFRDNQFEDASMSGKRLNGLKKRIIRFYENRGYPFTHVELDSITLQGNQLSAKLNMDKHQQFIIDSIIIKGTARVVPKYLQNYLGIRPKSVYNESRIRPISTRVKEIAFVNETKSPEVVFKNGKADIYMYLDKKRASQFDGILGVLPSSEKPGSVLITGQLTIKLLSAFKRGELIDLSWKKTQPRTQNLNIHLAYPFLFNTGFGVDGTFQLYKRDSLYLNLQGVAGLQYHLIGNDYIKVFADIRSTNVLAPSTLTSTTTLNPDNVDSKTQLYGFGYKMQRLDYRLNPRKGFDLYAEASAGAKKIIPDATVEISRYDGLKLSSFQLSAVLQASYFVPIPNRSTIMIKVNGGYMRSQNLFESEAFRIGGLKTLRGFDEEAIYATMFSIGTIEYRFLLDQNSYLFAFFDGAYYENRATNKRITDRPFGFGLGISFFTKIGVFSLNYALGKQFKNPIDFRAGKIHFGIVSYF; encoded by the coding sequence GTGAAGCGACTTTACCGCATAATGCTTCTTGCGCTGTTCTTTCTGAACACGGCCAGTGCCGTAGCTCAGAGTCGCGTTCGTCTCATCATCGAACAAAAGGAAGAGTCCATCAAACCAAGCAAACTGAACCGCTTGGGTGGGCTGAAGGAATTCTATGCCGATTCGATGACCGCGCTGACAGCGCTTCAAGGTTTGATGACCGCGCTGCACGAGAATGGATATTCGGAAGCTGGCGTGGATGAACAGACGTGGAAAAAAGACACGGTGATCGCCAAACTGCACATTGGAAAACCATACAGTTTCGGCACTATCGACCACGGAAATGTACCTGAAGATGTGCTGCGAAAGGTCGGATTCAGAGACAACCAATTTGAGGACGCGAGCATGAGCGGTAAGCGATTGAACGGCCTCAAGAAACGTATCATTCGCTTTTATGAAAACCGTGGTTATCCGTTCACGCATGTAGAACTGGACAGCATTACGTTGCAAGGAAATCAGCTCTCGGCCAAGCTGAACATGGACAAGCATCAGCAATTCATTATTGATAGCATCATTATTAAAGGTACGGCACGCGTTGTTCCCAAATATCTGCAGAACTATCTGGGAATCAGACCCAAATCGGTTTACAATGAAAGTAGAATCAGACCAATCTCCACCCGTGTAAAAGAGATCGCTTTCGTGAACGAGACCAAATCGCCCGAAGTGGTTTTTAAGAATGGGAAAGCGGACATCTATATGTACCTCGACAAGAAACGCGCGAGCCAATTTGATGGGATTCTGGGTGTGCTTCCCAGCAGCGAAAAGCCTGGAAGCGTGCTTATTACAGGGCAACTCACCATCAAACTGCTAAGCGCTTTTAAACGTGGCGAACTCATCGACCTCTCGTGGAAGAAAACACAACCACGGACCCAGAACTTGAATATCCATCTTGCTTACCCGTTCCTGTTCAACACGGGTTTTGGTGTGGATGGCACGTTTCAGCTCTACAAACGTGATTCGCTTTACCTCAACCTGCAAGGTGTTGCAGGATTGCAATACCATCTCATCGGCAACGATTACATTAAGGTGTTTGCCGACATCCGTTCCACAAACGTGTTGGCTCCTTCCACGCTTACCTCCACCACCACGCTGAACCCAGATAACGTGGATTCGAAAACCCAACTCTACGGTTTCGGTTACAAGATGCAGCGATTGGATTACCGACTCAATCCGCGGAAAGGTTTCGACCTATATGCCGAGGCCAGCGCGGGCGCGAAGAAGATCATTCCTGATGCTACGGTAGAGATCAGTCGGTACGATGGATTGAAGCTGAGTTCATTCCAGCTGAGCGCGGTTCTGCAAGCGTCTTATTTTGTTCCCATTCCCAATCGGAGCACAATCATGATAAAGGTGAACGGTGGTTACATGCGAAGCCAGAATCTGTTTGAAAGTGAGGCGTTCCGAATTGGTGGTCTTAAAACGCTACGTGGTTTTGATGAGGAAGCAATCTACGCCACCATGTTCAGCATCGGAACCATCGAATACCGTTTTCTTCTGGATCAGAACAGCTACCTGTTTGCCTTTTTTGATGGCGCGTATTATGAGAACCGCGCGACCAACAAACGTATTACGGACCGCCCGTTCGGTTTCGGTTTGGGCATCTCGTTCTTTACCAAGATCGGTGTGTTCTCGCTCAATTATGCTTTAGGGAAACAGTTCAAAAACCCGATCGATTTCCGCGCTGGAAAGATCCACTTCGGAATTGTGAGTTATTTCTGA
- a CDS encoding uracil-DNA glycosylase, with protein sequence MKPKIEPSWLKLLQDEFNAEYFSQLRDFLVKEKQTQTVFPPGSLIFNAFDHTPVDKVKAVILGQDPYHGPNQAHGLCFSVNDGVQFPPSLQNIFKELKTDVGMETPRSGNLTKWADQGVLLLNATLTVRAGQAGSHQKRGWEQFTDAAIKKLSDKRENLVFLLWGRYAQNKESLINMENGHLILKSVHPSPLSAHGGFFGCRHFSKTNQFLESKGISPIDWNLNTQ encoded by the coding sequence ATGAAACCCAAGATAGAACCAAGCTGGTTGAAGTTGTTACAGGATGAATTCAACGCGGAGTATTTTTCGCAGTTGCGCGATTTTCTGGTGAAGGAAAAACAAACGCAAACGGTCTTTCCGCCAGGTTCACTCATTTTCAACGCTTTCGATCACACACCAGTTGATAAGGTGAAAGCTGTCATTTTGGGGCAAGATCCTTATCATGGTCCAAATCAGGCACACGGACTTTGCTTTTCGGTGAACGATGGCGTGCAGTTTCCACCTTCACTACAGAACATTTTCAAGGAGTTGAAAACAGATGTTGGAATGGAAACGCCTCGCTCTGGTAATCTGACCAAATGGGCAGACCAAGGAGTGTTGTTGCTTAACGCAACACTGACGGTGCGCGCGGGTCAGGCAGGCTCGCACCAAAAGCGAGGTTGGGAGCAGTTCACGGATGCCGCCATCAAAAAGCTATCTGACAAACGAGAGAATCTGGTTTTTCTGCTTTGGGGACGTTATGCCCAGAACAAGGAATCGCTCATCAATATGGAGAACGGCCACCTTATTCTGAAATCCGTACATCCTTCTCCCCTTTCTGCACATGGTGGTTTTTTCGGGTGCAGACATTTCTCAAAAACCAACCAGTTTCTTGAATCGAAAGGCATCTCGCCCATCGATTGGAACTTGAACACACAATGA
- the gap gene encoding type I glyceraldehyde-3-phosphate dehydrogenase, with protein MDMIRVAINGFGRIGRVTMRALLAKKNVEVVAINDLTDVRTLTHLFKYDSVHRQFLGTVEALENGIRFNGSEVKVFAERDPSKLPWKEMEVDVVIESTGLFRSRDTASAHLKAGAKQVVISAPAKDKDIPFVVLGVNDADVDLKAEIISNASCTTNCAAPMVKVLEDAVHVESIFVSTVHSYTGDQRLHDSPHSDLRRARAAANSIIPTSTGAAKALGRIFPHLEGHLGGAGIRVPVINGSLTDLTCIVRSDIDAEGVNELFRNAATSGLKGILQYNEDPIVSCDIIGNPHSCIFDAELTSVIGKMVKVVGWYDNEAGYSNRLADLIERIGQ; from the coding sequence ATGGATATGATTCGAGTAGCCATAAATGGATTTGGGAGAATAGGCCGCGTGACCATGCGAGCATTACTTGCTAAGAAGAATGTGGAGGTGGTTGCCATCAACGACCTTACTGATGTTCGCACGCTGACACATTTGTTCAAGTACGACTCGGTCCATCGCCAATTTTTAGGAACGGTAGAAGCTTTGGAAAACGGGATTCGCTTCAATGGAAGCGAAGTAAAGGTGTTCGCGGAACGTGACCCGTCCAAGCTTCCTTGGAAAGAGATGGAAGTGGATGTGGTGATCGAGTCAACAGGCTTGTTCCGTTCGCGTGATACAGCTTCAGCTCATCTGAAGGCAGGGGCGAAGCAAGTGGTCATTTCGGCACCTGCAAAGGACAAAGACATCCCTTTTGTGGTGCTTGGTGTGAATGATGCGGATGTGGATCTGAAAGCGGAGATCATCAGCAATGCGTCATGTACGACCAATTGTGCGGCACCAATGGTCAAGGTTTTGGAGGATGCCGTACACGTTGAAAGCATTTTCGTGTCAACGGTGCATTCCTATACGGGAGACCAGCGTTTGCACGATTCACCGCATTCGGATCTGAGAAGAGCACGAGCAGCGGCCAATTCCATCATTCCAACATCAACGGGAGCAGCAAAAGCCCTCGGACGCATATTCCCACACTTGGAAGGACATCTGGGTGGTGCCGGAATCCGAGTTCCTGTCATCAACGGTTCGTTGACCGACCTTACGTGCATCGTGCGTTCGGACATTGATGCTGAAGGCGTGAATGAACTTTTCAGGAATGCGGCAACTTCGGGATTGAAAGGAATTCTTCAGTACAACGAAGACCCGATCGTGTCATGCGATATCATCGGCAACCCGCACAGTTGCATCTTTGATGCGGAGCTTACCTCCGTGATCGGTAAAATGGTGAAAGTGGTAGGCTGGTACGATAATGAGGCAGGTTACAGCAACCGCTTGGCCGACCTTATTGAACGAATAGGTCAATGA